One Erpetoichthys calabaricus chromosome 9, fErpCal1.3, whole genome shotgun sequence genomic region harbors:
- the ndufa8 gene encoding NADH dehydrogenase [ubiquinone] 1 alpha subcomplex subunit 8: MTGGANIPTLDELNVQEVNVSSAVLKAAAHHLGSQCDKANKEFMLCRWEEKDPRKCLKEGKKVNECTLQFFRQLKMHCAEPFTEYWTCLDYSGSAELRHCRKQQRAFDNCVLEKLGWERPDLGDLSKVTKVQTDRPMPENVYHSRPRPEPNPVIEGDLKPSKYGSRMFFWTW; this comes from the exons gtGAATGTTTCATCAGCTGTGCTAAAGGCTGCAGCTCATCACCTTGGCTCACAATGTGACAAGGCCAATAAAGAATTTATGTTGTGTCGCTGGGAAGAAAAAGATCCCAGGAAATGCTTAAAGGAAGGGAAGAAGGTCAACGAGTGCACTTTGCAGTTCTTCAG GCAATTAAAAATGCACTGTGCAGAGCCTTTTACGGAATACTGGACTTGTCTTGACTACTCTGGTTCAGCTGAGCTGCGGCACTGTAGGAAACAACAACGTGCATTTGATAATTGTGTCCTAGAAAAACTAGGCTGGGAGAGACCCGACTTGGGTGACTTGTCAAAG GTCACCAAGGTGCAGACAGACCGACCAATGCCTGAGAATGTGTACCATTCTAGGCCTAGACCAGAGCCCAATCCTGTTATTGAAGGAGACCTTAAACCATCTAAATATGGTAGCCGAATGTTTTTCTGGACCTGGTAA